One window from the genome of Halomicrobium zhouii encodes:
- a CDS encoding DUF7520 family protein has product MSNSNRTRPGDRVVGQLYVIIVAIAGVMGFVLGTISPADLEPELFGVVALPPTPLGVALYGIVTVGVGLGILLALVVYVSNRYADA; this is encoded by the coding sequence GTGAGTAACTCGAACCGAACGCGGCCCGGGGACCGCGTCGTCGGACAGCTGTACGTTATCATCGTCGCCATCGCCGGCGTGATGGGGTTCGTGCTCGGGACGATCAGCCCGGCGGATCTGGAGCCCGAACTGTTCGGGGTCGTCGCACTGCCGCCCACCCCGCTGGGCGTCGCGCTGTACGGTATCGTGACCGTCGGCGTGGGCCTCGGAATTCTCCTGGCACTCGTCGTCTACGTCTCGAACAGGTACGCGGACGCGTAA